One stretch of Flavobacterium sp. 9 DNA includes these proteins:
- a CDS encoding Glu/Leu/Phe/Val dehydrogenase, which yields MSAEIIKQNPFQSMIDRFNIAANILNLDESIRQKLQRPEKQIVVNFSITLDNGTIQNFEGYRVIHNTALGPSKGGIRYDTAVNLDEVKALAAWMTWKSAVTGIPFGGAKGGIICDPRTLSKTELEKITRAYTKALADIFGPEKDVPAPDMGTGPDEMGWLMDEFSILHGKTIHAVVTGKHLHSGGSLGRVEATGRGVSIITLLALQKLKLRPARSTVAIQGFGNVGLHSALFLFEKGLKVVAVSDVSEAFYNPEGLNIPELILYYNLNNKSIKGYPNSVAIKHEDLLLLDVDVLIPAAKEDVITQKNANDIRAKIIVEGANGPVSSDADKILHDNNVLVIPDILANAGGVTVSYFEWLQNSLLESWRIHQINTRLEDILEKGFETVFRIALKHNVTPRIAAYVIALKKVADTQAVKEVALEAPKYRQN from the coding sequence ATGAGTGCAGAAATTATAAAACAGAATCCCTTTCAATCGATGATTGATCGCTTTAATATTGCGGCGAATATTCTTAATCTTGATGAATCAATCAGGCAAAAGTTGCAACGTCCGGAAAAACAAATCGTAGTTAATTTTTCGATTACATTAGATAATGGAACAATCCAGAACTTTGAGGGATATCGCGTTATTCACAATACGGCATTAGGACCTTCAAAAGGAGGAATCCGTTATGATACAGCCGTAAATCTGGATGAAGTCAAAGCGCTTGCAGCATGGATGACCTGGAAATCTGCGGTAACAGGAATTCCGTTTGGAGGAGCAAAAGGCGGAATCATTTGTGATCCAAGAACGCTTTCTAAAACCGAATTAGAAAAAATTACAAGAGCTTATACAAAAGCTTTAGCAGATATTTTTGGACCGGAAAAAGATGTTCCTGCACCGGATATGGGAACCGGACCTGACGAAATGGGCTGGCTTATGGATGAATTTTCGATACTTCACGGTAAGACAATTCATGCTGTAGTAACCGGAAAACATTTGCATTCAGGAGGATCTTTAGGTCGAGTAGAAGCAACCGGAAGAGGTGTAAGTATTATTACATTATTAGCTCTTCAAAAACTAAAGCTAAGACCGGCAAGATCTACAGTTGCGATTCAGGGATTTGGAAATGTTGGTTTACACTCGGCTTTGTTTTTGTTCGAAAAAGGGCTAAAAGTAGTTGCTGTTAGTGATGTTTCTGAAGCTTTTTATAATCCTGAGGGGCTGAATATTCCAGAGTTAATCTTGTATTATAATCTAAATAATAAAAGTATAAAAGGATATCCAAATTCGGTTGCTATAAAACACGAGGATTTATTGCTTTTGGATGTTGATGTATTAATTCCTGCTGCAAAAGAAGACGTGATTACGCAAAAGAACGCCAATGATATTCGCGCAAAAATTATAGTTGAAGGTGCAAACGGTCCCGTTTCATCTGATGCTGATAAAATATTACATGACAATAATGTGTTGGTAATTCCTGATATTCTGGCAAATGCTGGAGGAGTTACGGTTTCTTATTTTGAGTGGCTGCAAAATTCACTTTTAGAATCGTGGAGAATTCATCAAATCAATACACGTCTGGAAGATATTCTTGAAAAAGGTTTCGAAACCGTTTTTAGAATCGCGCTAAAACATAATGTTACGCCACGTATTGCGGCTTATGTTATTGCTTTGAAAAAAGTTGCCGATACTCAAGCTGTAAAAGAAGTGGCATTGGAAGCCCCAAAATACAGACAGAATTAA
- a CDS encoding DUF6377 domain-containing protein, whose translation MQRILILYFFIAGFSLTAKETNPVLEELDKVLLKKDVYLKQKYHKIEALKRNVSKFTVSQNNEQLYNTYMALFEEYKSFKYDSAYYYLEEAKIKAIVLKDPKYLAKSRIKEGFVLLSSGLFKEAIDTLNVIDDKKLDQKHKFEYYSIKARAYYDLADYNKDQRFNIHYVQQGNHFLKKALELIGTNTNEYWAAESLKRLKQQDWRGAEFAFSYWINNYDLPPDYYGIATSSLGYIYSERGYTKKAIQYLALAAIADVKNATKETVALRNLANELFKMGYLDKANEYINIAMDDATFYNARHRKIEISSILPIIEKAQLNNVKEKNDKLERIIILLTILTIIIVLFSIIIFKQLKERNKARKIMASSYAQLQEMNISLSEANAIKEEYITYFIKATSAFINKIDHIQKSTLHKIITKKTDEVIASLKRYNVKEERENLFHQFDEIFLKLFPTFVTDFNHLFPNDHKCIVKKGELLNTELRIFALYRLGIQDSSQMAEFLELSVATIYTYKTRIKSKSDFKDTFEEKIMAIKTI comes from the coding sequence ATGCAAAGAATATTAATTCTATATTTTTTCATTGCGGGTTTTTCTCTAACTGCGAAAGAGACAAATCCTGTTCTAGAAGAATTAGATAAAGTACTACTCAAAAAAGATGTGTACTTAAAACAGAAGTATCATAAAATTGAAGCATTAAAAAGAAATGTTTCAAAATTTACGGTAAGTCAAAACAACGAACAGTTGTACAATACCTATATGGCATTATTTGAAGAGTATAAATCCTTTAAATATGACTCTGCCTATTACTATCTGGAAGAAGCCAAAATCAAAGCAATCGTTTTAAAAGATCCTAAATATTTGGCTAAAAGCCGAATTAAAGAAGGTTTCGTTTTGCTCTCATCCGGATTGTTTAAAGAAGCCATCGATACTTTGAATGTTATCGACGACAAGAAACTCGATCAGAAACACAAATTCGAATATTATTCCATCAAAGCCCGCGCCTATTATGATCTTGCCGATTATAATAAAGATCAGCGTTTTAACATTCATTATGTACAACAAGGAAATCACTTTCTGAAAAAAGCACTGGAATTAATTGGTACAAATACAAACGAATATTGGGCTGCCGAAAGTTTGAAACGCCTCAAACAACAAGATTGGCGTGGCGCCGAATTTGCCTTTAGTTATTGGATTAACAATTATGATTTACCACCGGATTATTACGGAATTGCGACTTCGAGTTTAGGTTATATCTATTCGGAACGCGGATACACCAAAAAAGCCATACAATATCTGGCGCTCGCCGCAATAGCCGATGTTAAAAATGCAACTAAAGAAACCGTTGCACTTAGAAATCTAGCCAACGAACTCTTTAAGATGGGCTATCTTGACAAGGCAAATGAGTATATTAATATTGCTATGGATGATGCGACATTCTATAATGCAAGACATCGTAAAATTGAGATTTCGTCGATATTACCAATTATCGAAAAAGCGCAACTAAACAATGTAAAAGAAAAAAATGATAAACTTGAACGCATCATTATTCTGTTAACGATACTTACGATAATTATCGTTTTGTTCTCGATTATCATTTTCAAACAATTAAAGGAAAGAAATAAAGCCCGAAAAATAATGGCTTCGTCTTATGCGCAACTTCAGGAAATGAACATAAGTCTGAGTGAAGCAAATGCTATTAAAGAAGAATATATCACGTATTTCATCAAAGCAACTTCCGCTTTCATCAATAAAATAGATCATATCCAGAAAAGTACGCTGCATAAAATCATTACCAAAAAAACCGATGAAGTTATTGCGAGTTTAAAACGTTATAATGTAAAAGAAGAACGAGAAAATCTTTTCCATCAATTTGATGAAATCTTCCTTAAGTTATTCCCAACATTTGTCACAGATTTCAATCATTTATTCCCGAATGATCACAAATGTATTGTCAAAAAAGGAGAACTTTTAAACACTGAACTTCGCATTTTTGCTTTGTATCGATTAGGAATCCAGGATAGCAGCCAAATGGCCGAATTTCTGGAACTTTCTGTGGCTACAATTTACACGTATAAAACAAGAATCAAGAGCAAATCAGATTTCAAGGATACTTTTGAAGAGAAGATCATGGCGATTAAAACGATCTAA
- a CDS encoding sterol desaturase family protein, with product MEHINFLAFAMPAFFLFLFLEYKLAQRKERPEIFNYESSVSNISIGIAERLINLFIAASFYQLYYFIYNNYRIFEIPSNIFVWIALILATDFVWYWYHRLGHEVNFFWAAHIVHHHSEEFNFTAAARITTFQAIVRTGFWCVLPFVGFHPSMVITMLIVHGAYSFFTHTQLIGRIKWLEYVFVTPSVHGIHHASDEKYLDKNYGDMFTFWDRIFGTFQAEEEKPKYGLTHPLKSYSFLWQHFHYYFEIYELWKRSKGFKARWKAVFGSPAHMDQDIRPILEKRFLQDKANPNQRLRFRNYLYIQLGLSTLVLTVFTYYFDLLNVLDKVFVLSVILITLVNCGALLEQRKWMYYLEYGRIFMITTYFLYEENMFSFFFVPLAIMIFLEQLFSLGKRYQNVILQLETSE from the coding sequence ATGGAACATATTAATTTTCTTGCCTTTGCAATGCCTGCTTTTTTCCTGTTTTTATTTCTGGAATATAAATTGGCACAACGAAAAGAAAGACCTGAAATTTTCAATTATGAAAGTTCTGTTTCAAATATTAGCATTGGTATTGCTGAGAGATTAATCAATTTATTTATCGCTGCCAGTTTTTATCAATTGTATTATTTTATCTATAACAATTATCGAATTTTTGAGATTCCAAGTAATATTTTTGTTTGGATTGCCTTAATTCTCGCAACAGATTTTGTTTGGTATTGGTACCACAGATTGGGGCACGAAGTCAATTTTTTCTGGGCAGCACATATTGTCCATCATCATAGCGAAGAATTTAATTTTACGGCAGCAGCCAGAATTACGACTTTTCAGGCGATTGTGAGAACGGGTTTTTGGTGTGTTTTGCCTTTTGTTGGTTTTCATCCTTCGATGGTAATCACAATGCTGATTGTGCATGGAGCATATTCTTTTTTTACGCATACACAGCTTATCGGAAGAATAAAATGGTTAGAATATGTTTTTGTGACGCCTTCAGTTCATGGAATTCATCACGCTTCTGATGAGAAATATTTAGACAAAAACTACGGCGATATGTTCACTTTTTGGGATCGTATTTTTGGAACTTTCCAGGCAGAAGAAGAAAAACCAAAATATGGATTAACACATCCGCTAAAGAGTTATAGTTTCTTATGGCAGCATTTTCATTATTACTTTGAGATTTATGAATTATGGAAACGCTCCAAAGGATTTAAGGCGAGATGGAAAGCCGTTTTTGGAAGTCCGGCACATATGGATCAGGATATTCGTCCAATATTAGAAAAACGTTTTTTGCAGGATAAAGCAAATCCAAATCAAAGACTTCGATTCCGAAATTATCTTTATATACAATTAGGATTATCGACATTGGTTTTAACCGTTTTTACCTATTATTTTGACTTGCTAAATGTTCTTGATAAGGTTTTTGTGCTTTCGGTTATTTTGATAACGCTTGTTAATTGTGGCGCTTTATTAGAACAACGAAAATGGATGTATTATCTTGAATACGGACGCATTTTTATGATTACAACTTACTTTTTATATGAAGAAAATATGTTCTCGTTTTTCTTTGTTCCGTTGGCGATTATGATTTTTTTAGAGCAATTATTCTCTCTCGGAAAAAGATATCAAAATGTAATTCTTCAATTAGAAACCTCGGAGTAA